A region of the Pseudomonadota bacterium genome:
AACCAGAGGATCTGCAGCGGCCCGCTGCGGATGCGCGCCAGCTCGCTCACGATGCGCGTGAGCGTGGCCTCTGACATGACGCGCCGTCGCCCCAGGAGGTCTTCTTGATAGCAGTAGCTGCACGCCAGGTTGCAGCTCTCGATCAGCTTGACCACCGGGGCGAGGCGCCGGGGCGTTGTCACCCCTTGACCCAGGTGATGGTGTCGGGCTCTTTCTCAGCCAGAACCTCGGCGAGCACCGGATGGATCTTGTGCTCCGCAACACCGGTGGTGTGCTCGGGAGCTTTGACGGCAGCCTGGGGGACAGCGGTTTCGTTCTGCATGCGCCGTGGCTTCTCGCCACTCGAAGCCGAGTCCTGCCCTCCGCACGCAGGGCCAGGCGCACGCAGACGCGCTCCGGCCAGGGACGCCGCCCCCGCAGGACCCCTCCACACGCCCTCGAAACTGCAGGTGATGGCGCATGACAACGAGATCAAGGATTTCCTCCACCGGGTCGACAGACTCGTCGAGCCCGCCCTTCTCTTCGGCACGGGCATCGACGTAGAGCACCTGCACACCCTCGTCGAGACCGTCTTCGATGGGCGCCACGTGTTCACACTCCGCGCCCATGGCCCCCTGCCGCCCAGCGAGAGCGACGTGACCGAGACGATTCGCAACAGCTTCGACGGTCACGGCGTTCTGCTCGTGATGATGGGCGCGAGCACGCCCCCCGCGGTGATTCGCGCAATCAGCCGGCTCTGTGCCGACGGAGCGTTCAGCGAGCGCAAGGACGGCGGCGCGTGGGTGCGCCACGCCCCGCCCCCATCGTGGCGGATGGTGGTGCTGGCCGACGCCGCCACACCGGACGACCTGCCCCCAGAGCTCGCTGATGCATTTCCTGCCGTGATGGCGCTCTGACACGCCCTCGTCGCTCGATGGCGTGACGCACGAACGCCGCGTCAGTGCCCCGTTGGCGAGGGGGCCGGCACCGTCGATGAAGGCGCAACCTGCACCTGGCTGGCCCCCTCTCGTGACGGCGCAACCAGCGGTGGCTGCGCCACCCCAGGAAGCGGCTCGACGGTGGACCGTGGCAGAACCGGTGCCGACATCTCCGATCGTGGACGCGCGAGCGCGGGAGACGTCGCGCTCGATTTTCTTGGCATGTCGCGCCGCAGCGCGTCCACCGCGGCCCGCATGTCACCCGAACGCTTGCGCAGCTCCGCGGCCAGCGCGCGGAACTGCGAGGCAAAGGCCGGGTTCTTCGAGATGAAGCGCAGCGCCGCCACCTTCTCCTCCGCGTCCTCGACCTGCTCGCGCGCCGCGGCAAGCAGATCGGCGCTCAGCTTGTCACCGTGCGCCACAAACACATCGAGACGGGAGATGGCCGATCGAAGCACACCCATCTGAGCGAGCAGGCGCAGCGCCACGTCATGCGAGCGCTCGCCCTGCTGCACCGCCGTCTGGCGCATCGCGCCCGCATAGAGGCGCATGCGCGACACGGCAAGGGTGCCCTGGGCGTGCACCGATGCGATGCGCGCGTCGGCCGCCTGGGCGGCCTTGTCGAGCTGATCGCTGATAAGGCCGCTGAACTGGTTGAACTTGTTGGCCTGCACGCGCAGATCGAACGCCAGATCGTTCCAGTCCCGGATCAGCGCAATCAGCCGCTTGCGCGTCTTCTCGCCCCCTCCGAGCTCCTTGCGCCAGTGGGCCAGCATCTCCCGAAACCAGTCGAGGCTCTGATCGGCGTGCGTGAGCCGATGGGTGAGCGAAGGCACGCTGTCCCCCATCACGCTCTCGTTGGCGGCGACGGCGTCTCCGGGCTCGTACTCGATGCTGAGCCAGCGCTCGCCCCAGAGCCGGCCGCCGATCTTGTACTGGGAGTCGCGGGTGAGGGTGACGCTCGACGTGTACAGCGGGCTGATGGAGATGGTCACATCGGCCCGCATGGGGATGTCGAGGCCCGTGGCCTCATCTCGCCCGGTCTGCACCGCAAGCTTGCGCACGCGCCCGACGAGACGGCCGTTGTAGAAGACCTTGCTGCCTTCCTCGAGGCCCTCGGCGCGATTGAAGATGACGTGGTAGGGCGTGCCCCAGTTCTTCTGCTGCTTGGCGCTCGTGGCCATCGAGATGAGGTATCCCACCACAACGATCACCATCGTCGCGATGAAGCCCACGCGAACCGTGCGCGACGCGTGCGTCACACGCGCACCTTCTTGGCGATGAGCACGAGCAGTGCGGGCAGCACGAAGAGCGAGGTGAGCATGCAGGTGCCCACCCCGAGCGTCATGACCTCGCCCAGGCTCTTGATGCCCTGATACTTGGCGATGACCAGGCTGGCAAATCCGATCATGGCGGTGAGATTCGAGAGAAGGATGGCGCGTCCTGTGCTCACTCGGAACATGTCGGCACTCCCCTCCTCCTGGAAGCGACGCACCACGTAGATTCCGTTGGCCACGCCGATGCCCAGGATCAGCGGAAGCACCATGTAGTTGGCGGGATTGAACGAGATGCCCATCATGGCCATCAGCCCCAGGCCCCAGATGATGCCCAGCACAAGCGGCAGCAAGGCCAGGAGCGATGCGGTGATCGAGAAGAAGTGCAGGAACACCAGCGCCACGATGACCAGGAGTGCGTAGGCGCCCGCCTTCTCGTAGGCCTTTCTCAGCAGGCGCGTCGACTCGAACATCTGACGCGGCGTACCTGTGGCCACCTGCCCCAGGCTCGCGGCATCGAGGCTCTGCAGGAAGCGCTGGTTGGCGGACTCGTCCCAGATGTCTTCCTTGGGGAACACCCGCAGCAGGATCTTGTTGTCACGGCCCAGCAGCTGATGGCGCAGCACGGGAGGCACGTCATCGAAGGTGAGCGCCTTCACCGGCGCGCCCGTGCCCCGGATGAGCTTGAGCTTCTCGTCGAGGTCGCCGAAGAACCGCTCCTGATACGCATCGAGCGCCTTGGCCGCTGCGTCGGTGCGGGGACCCACCGTGTGCTGCAGAAAGCCGTCGACGCTGAACACGAAATCGCGCACCTGGCCCGCAATCTCGTGCTGTCCCGCCGCCTGGACCTCCGGGAAGATCAGGAAGAAGATGCCCCGCAGCTCTGACAGGATGCGGCGAAGCAACGCCACATCAACGGCGGGGAGCGGTCGATGGAGCGCCGGCAGAGCCGAGAGCTCGCGCTGGATGGTCGGCACGACGCGCAGCTTCTCTTCCTGCTCGGTGGGAAACATGGGGGCGATGCTCTCCACCGAGCGCACGGTTGCGATCTTCTCCACCTTCTTCTGCAGGGCCCTCGCCTCATCAAGGGTGTCGGCGCTCAGCAGCGCGGGGATGATGCTCAACCCGGCGTTGGCAAAGAGGCGCTCCTCCCACTCCACCGAGGCTGTCCCCTTCGATTGCAGCATCTTGAGGTTCGCCACGAAGGGCACCTTGACCCGAGGCGGCGCGACGCCGAGACTCTCCACGAAGCAGAGCATCGTGAAGAGGGCGGCCAGAATGGTCACGCCCCACGGGTTCTCGAGCAGCACCGCCTCGAACGCGCTCAGCCCCTCCAGGGGAGACACCTTGATGCCAGAGCTCTGGCCCAGACGCGTGCGCCGCTTGTCGTAGAGCAGCAGCAGCGCGGGCAGAACCGTCATCATGGCCACCAGGCTGAACATGAGTCCCGCCGCCGCCAGCAGGCCCAGCTCGCCGATGCCCCGGAAGCCGGTGAAGCGCGCGGCGAGGAACGACACCGACGTGGTGAACCCCGCGGTGACGATGCTCAGCCCCGTGCCCCCAAACGTCTCGGTGAGCGCGTCAAGGGGCACCCGACCCGCCAGGCGCTCTTCGTCGTAGCGGCTGATCACCTGGATGCCGAAATCGATGCCCAGGCCGATGAGCATGGGCATGCACGTCACCGTGAGGATGTTGAGATGGCCGATGGCCAGCGTAGCAAACCCCATGGTCCAGGCCATGGCCATCATGAGAGCAACGATGGCCAACCCCGGGCGCACCAGGGTACCGAAGGCGAACAGGAAGAGCAGCGCCACCCCCACCAGCGACAGGATGCTGGCATTGGTCGAGTCCTCCTGCGACGAGCGCATCTCGTCGACCTCGAGAGGGGGCTCGCCCGTCACCCCCATCTCGACGCCGGGGAACTTCTGGCGCAAGTCGACCAGAACGCCGTCGAGAGCGGCCAGCACGTCTTCAGATGGGAGGGCCTCTCCCTTCGCATCGTGGGCCGGCTTGAGGCTCACCACGTACATGCGGCCGTCTGCGAACTCGCCCGGATAGAACGACTCGGGCACGTCGTCGAGCCCCGGACCGTTGGCAGCGCCGGATCTGCCGCCGAACATCTCGGCCCAGGGCGAGCGGTACTTGAAGCCCCCCTTCGCCCGCGCGGCCTCACCGAGCTGCGCCACGATGCGCCCCAGAACCGGAAGGGCCCCTGCGATGTCGGGGGCGCCATCGGGCGTTTCGCGCGGGGGCGTGGCATCGCCCCCGCCCTTCATTGCCTTCTCCACCTCTTTGTTGATGAAGGCGCGGATCTCGTCGTTGATGTGTCCGAAAAGCGGTACAAGGCCGGGCTCGGAGAGCATGCCGCCCACAAAGGGCGTGATGTCGCGCAAGCGCTTCTCGAGCTCGCGCAGATCGCCCAGCGGCATGTAGAGCAGCAGGCGCTGGCGCACGAATCCGAGGTCGACCTTGTCAAGGACGTCGGTGAAGGTCTGTGGCTGCTCGCGCAGGCGTGCGCCCAGGGCGTCGACGGCTGCACGATTGCGCGCCGGGTCTTGCCCCACGATGACCGCGACGATGTCATCGTCTTGGGGAAAACTCTCCCGGAACCTCAGGTAGACGCGATTGTACTCAGCCCCCTCGCCGATGAGGTTGTTGCGGTTCGGATCGAAGCCGAGACGGGTGACGGCCAGCACCACCGACACGACGGCCGCCAGCAGGCCGACGACCACGATGGGCCAGGCCGCGCGATCGCAGAGGTGAGCCAGCGCCACCATGAGCCTCCAGCCCGTGCCCTGCCTGTCGGCCGTGCCGTGCATGGACGCCCAGAGATCAGGCCGGCGAGCGCTCGGAGAGCATCTTGAGGAGTCCGAGGCCGAACTTCTCCACGGCCTCAGGCCCCTTCACGGTCACGATGTTGTCAGACACGGCCACCGCGGCCCCCGTGTAGGTGGCCCCCTTCTCGGCAATGAGCTTCGTCTCGGAGAAGTACACGGTGGCCTCGCGCCCCTCGAGCAGACCCGCGCGCGCAAGCACGACCGGCGCCGTGCTGATGGCGGCCAGGATGCGTCCGCTCTCGAACGTCTCCCGCGCGATGGCGTGGGCCTGAGGGTTGTCCCAGAGCTCGCGCACGCCCATGCCACCGATGAACACGACCGCGTCGTAGTCAGACACCGAGACCTCGTCGAAACCGAGGTCGGGCTTGACGCGGGTGTTCGCCATGCCGAAGACCTCCTTCTTCACTGGAACAGCGATCTTCATCGGCACCTTGCGACGAACGAGAAGCGCCTGCAGCGTCTTCAGCTCTTCGTCCTTGAAGCGCGACTGCGAGAGGATGATGAGCACATTGCTCTGTGACGGGTCACTCATGTTCAGGCTCCTTCTGTACGAATTCGTTGCAGCGCACTCAGGAAAGCGCCACCCACACGCTCTTGACCTGGGTGTAGAGATCGAGGGCGTGCATGCCGAGCTCGCGCCCGAAACCGCTCATCTTGTAGCCACCGAACGGCGAGGCCGCGTCGAAGTTGCCATACGTGTTCACCCACACCGTTCCCGCGCGCACGGCCGCCGCCAGGCGGTGCGCCTTCGACACATCGCGGGTCCAGATGCCGGCCGCCAGGCCGTACATGGTGTCGTTGGCCAGACGCACGGCGTGATCGACGTCGTCGAACGGCATGCACGAGAGCACGGGCCCGAAGATCTCCTCACGGGCGATGCGCATCTCGGGACGCACGTCGCGGAACACCGTGGGCTCGACGAACCAGCCACGCTCTCCCACGGCGCTGCCGCCACAGGCCAGCACCGCCCCCTCCTCGCGCGCCGACGCGATGTAGGCGAGCACGCGATCGCGCTGCTCGCGCGAGACCACGGGACCGAGGCGCGTCTTCGGGTCGAGGGGATCGCCCGGCTTCATGGCCGCGACCTTCTCGACCAGCTTCTCGATGAACGAATCGTAGATGCTCGCCTCGACGAGGAGGCGCGAGCCCGCCGAGCACACCTCGCCCTTGTTGTAGAAGATGCCGCTGATGGCACCGCGCACCGCGTGGTCGAGGTTGGCGTCGGCGAATACGATGTTGGGCGACTTGCCACCGAGCTCGAGCGAGAGCTTTTTGAGGGTGCCCGCCGCCTGGCGCATGATGGTCTTGCCCGTGGCCGTGTCGCCGGTGAAGGCGATCTTGTCGACCAGCGGATGGTCGACGAGCGCTCCGCCAACCTCAGCCCCCGGGCCCGTGAGCAGGTTGAACACACCCGCGGGAACCCCCGCCTCCGCGGCCAGTGCGGCCAGCTTGAGGGCGGTGAGCGGCGTGTTGGAGGCCGGCTTGAGCACAACCGTGTTGCCGGCCGCCAGCGCTGGACCGAGCTTCCACGAGGCCAGAAGAAGGGGGAAGTTCCACGGCACGATGAGGCCCACCACGCCCACGGGCTCGCGCATCGTGTAGTTGAGGAAGGGACCGCGCACGGGAATGGTCTCGCCGTGGATCTTGTCGGCCCAGCCGGCATAGTACTCGAAGATGCTTGCCACCAGGGGGATCTCGATCTTGCTTGCCTCGACGAGGGTCTTGCCGGTGTCGAGGGTCTCGAGCCAGGCCAGCTCCTCGAGGTCACGGCGAACGAGGTCGGCGAGGCGATGCAGCACGCGGCCCCGATCGGCCGCGCTCATCTTGCGGGTCCACGGCCCCTCGTCGAAAGCCTTGCGGGCCGCGGCTACGGCGACCTCGACGTCGCGCCCATCGGCCCGCGCAACCTGGGTGATGGCCTCGCCGGTGGCGGGGTTGATGGTGTCGAAGGTTGCGCCGGACTGGGCGTCGACCCAGCTCCCGTCGATGAAGAGCCGCCCTGGCGAGATGGCCGGGCGTGTGCCGTCAGGGGTCGAGAGCGGAGCGGCGGTGGTCAAGAGGATCTCCTGCATCTTTGAACGGCCACGGGTGGCCGATGGTGGACGGTCGCGCGGGGCCGGTGGTTGAAGGCCCCGCGCAGCCGGCGTTCCGCGGCCAGGGATGGCCGGACAGGCTCGGCGCTTTCGTCGCCCCCGAAGTCCATTCCTCTGGGCAGGGACGCGGCTGCGACGTGCCAAAAGGCGGGAATGTGCTCAGCCCAGGAACCTGCCTTCGCAATCGCTACACCATCGGCGGCGTTCTCGCCCGCGGGGGCATGAGCGTGCTCTATCACGCCACCGACGCGCACCTGCCGGGTGCGTGGGTGGTCAAGGAGATGCGCCCCGTCACGCCGTCAGACGACGATCGGATCACGATTCTCGAGCAGTTCCGCCAGGAAGCCGCCATTCTCGCAACCCTGTCACATCCGAGCCTGCCGCGCTTCATCGATTCGTTCGAGGAAGCGGGCAAGGTCTACCTCGTGGAAGAGCTCATCGTCGGACGCCCTCTCTCCGAGGTCGCCGCCGCCCACCGCTTCACCGAAGACGAAGCCGTGCGCTGCGGGCGCGAGCTGCTCGAGACCCTCGAGTACCTCCACCAGAACGAGATCGTCTACCGCGATCTGAAGCCCGACAACGTGATGGTTGCAGACGAAGGGGCTGACGGCGCCGCTGCCTCTCGCTACCGCATCATCGACTTCGGAATCGCCCGTCTGTTCTCGCTGGGCAAGCAGCGCGACACCGTGCTCATGGGCACGCCGGGGTTTGCGTCTCCCGAGCACTACGGCAATCGCCAGACCGACTTCCGGAGCGACATCTACACGCTGGGGGCCGTGCTCCACCACCTCGTCACCGGCCGCGACCCGGGCGAGCGCCCGTTCGCGTTCACGCCACCCGATGAGCTGGCCCCGGGCATCAGCGAGTGGTTCAGCGACATCGTGATGAAGGCGCTCGAGACAGATCCGTCAGAGCGCTTCCAGACCGCCCGGGAGATGCGCGACGCGCTCTCCACCGACCGTCACCTCGTGCTGCGCGCGCAGACCTTCCGCTATCCGCGTCGAAACCGGTTCTTCCCACGGTGGGAAAGGCCGCTGCAGATGGTCTCCGCCACCACCGGGAGCCTGGGCCTTCTGTCGCTGGCGAGCAGCGTCGACTTCCTGCCGCTCTCCATGTTCCTGCTCATCCACCCCCTGCTTCTTCTTGCGCGGTACGGCAGCGAATGGCGCATGATCGACGACACGTGGTTCGTGAGCACGCCCCGCGAGCTGCAGCTCTGGGTGGGCGACAACATGACGCGCGTGCCCTGGGCCCGCATCAGTGAGGTGAGGGTGCACAAGTTCCAGCGGCTCTTTCGTCCACGACGTGACATCGGACAGTCGATCGAGACCGATGCGAGCATACAGGTATCGGTGGTCGAGATCTTCCATGGCGATGGAACGCAATCGGGCCGGCGGCACGCGACGCGCTTCACCCACGATCTCGAGGGGTGGCGAGAGCTGCTCACCATCATCCTCTCACGTGCGGGCCTCCAGCGCCTGACCCGCGCCACCAGCGAGATGGCCGATGAGCGCTACATACGACTCGTAAGCGACAGCTCACATCCCCCCCACGGGTCAGACCTGCGGTGAGCAACGACTTCCATGGCCTTGCCGTGGGGCAGGTGCTTCACGAACGCTACACCATTCTCGAACTTGCCGCCCAGGGGGGCATGAGCACGATCTACCGCGCCAGCGACAGCAACCTTCCCGGCTTCTGGGCCATCAAGCAGATGACCCCCCTGCAGGCACGCGCCGAAGACCTGTCGTCGATTCGGGCGCAGTTCCGCCAGGAGGCCGAGATCCTCACCCGCCTGCGTCACCCAGGCGTGCCCCGCATCATCGACTTCTTCACCGAGCGCGACATCGACTATCTCGTCATGGAGTTCGTCGAGGGAGAGTGCCTCGAGCATCTGCTCGATACCCACCGCTCGCTCAGCGAGTACGACGCCACGCGCATCGCCATGGCGCTGCTCGAGATCCTCGAGCATCTCCACAGCCACGGCATCATCTATCGCGACATGAAGCCGGGCAACGTCATCGTGACGCGCGACGGGCGCATCGTGCTGGTCGACTTCGGCATCAGCCGGCTGTTCACCACGGGCAAGAGCACCGACACGGTCATCGTGGGCACGCCGGGATTTGCTTCTCCAGAGCACTACGGCCGTGGACAGACCGATGCCCGCAGCGACGTGTTCAGCATGGGCGCAACCCTTCACCAGATGCTGACCGGCCACGATCCGTCCGATTCACCCTTCACGTTCACCTCGCCCGCAAAGGCACAGCCAGGACTGTCACTGGGCGTGTCGGAGGTCGTCATGCGCGCGGTCGATCTCCTCCCCGAGCGGCGCTTCGCCACGGCCGCCGCCATGCGCGAGGCCCTCGCCTCGAGCCGCAAGATGCCCCCGGCTCGGCGCGAGCTCTCCTATCCGCGATTCGTTCCTCCGCAGCAGCAGGCGATTGTCTACGGCAGCGGGCTCCTCGGCTCTACCATGGCGGGGCTGCTGGGCGCGACGCTCTACGACCCCCACGCATTGCTGCTGGTGCCTGTCAGCCTCGCCGCCATGTCTGGCATGGGCGTCATGCGCGGGTGGAAGCTGCGCCACACCCGTGTCGTGCTCGACGACGCGGGGCTGCGCGTGGTCGAGGGTGCCACCGAGACAGTGCTGCGCTGGGAAGAGATCCGGGAGATCCGGGTGCTGCGCACCACCGGAGCCAACCGCACCCTGTGGGGAGAGGTGACGGTGTACACCTCGCGCATCGACATCGTCACCCCCCATCACACCGCGCAGCTGCTGCCCGCCCTCCAGGGCTGGGAAGAGCTCGTTGCGTGGGTGGCCTATCGCTCAGGGCTGCGGCTTCGAGGAGGGGCAGCCCACGGCGCCGATGAGATCTACGCGCGCTGAGCACCGCGTGGAGACCTTCGCCTGAATCTGACGGCGTGCGCGAAGCGGCGCGCCGTGAGGTAAGTCCCTCAGCGCGTGGTCGTGACCGGGCTTGTCGCCACCGTGGGTGATGACACCGCTGAGACCAAGGGCGTCGTGCTGATGTTCATGAGCACCGAGATCTGGTTGGTCGTGCGATCGCTCACCACGAGGTCGGTCTTGCCGTCGCCGTCGACGTCGAGGGCCAGCACGAACGCGGGATTGGTGCCCGCGCTCCAGAGGCCACCGCTGTCATACGACGCCGTGCCCACCGTGCTGCGGTTCACCAGGACCGCCACATTCGTTCCTCCGCTGAGCGCGGCGGCCAGGTCGTAGCGCCCACCCACCGCGAACGGACCGTCGCAGAGCGAGACGGGTGTGCCCTCGAGGCCGAAGAGCTGGGCGCTGG
Encoded here:
- a CDS encoding MCE family protein, which translates into the protein MTHASRTVRVGFIATMVIVVVGYLISMATSAKQQKNWGTPYHVIFNRAEGLEEGSKVFYNGRLVGRVRKLAVQTGRDEATGLDIPMRADVTISISPLYTSSVTLTRDSQYKIGGRLWGERWLSIEYEPGDAVAANESVMGDSVPSLTHRLTHADQSLDWFREMLAHWRKELGGGEKTRKRLIALIRDWNDLAFDLRVQANKFNQFSGLISDQLDKAAQAADARIASVHAQGTLAVSRMRLYAGAMRQTAVQQGERSHDVALRLLAQMGVLRSAISRLDVFVAHGDKLSADLLAAAREQVEDAEEKVAALRFISKNPAFASQFRALAAELRKRSGDMRAAVDALRRDMPRKSSATSPALARPRSEMSAPVLPRSTVEPLPGVAQPPLVAPSREGASQVQVAPSSTVPAPSPTGH
- a CDS encoding DJ-1 family protein → MSDPSQSNVLIILSQSRFKDEELKTLQALLVRRKVPMKIAVPVKKEVFGMANTRVKPDLGFDEVSVSDYDAVVFIGGMGVRELWDNPQAHAIARETFESGRILAAISTAPVVLARAGLLEGREATVYFSETKLIAEKGATYTGAAVAVSDNIVTVKGPEAVEKFGLGLLKMLSERSPA
- a CDS encoding aldehyde dehydrogenase family protein, yielding MQEILLTTAAPLSTPDGTRPAISPGRLFIDGSWVDAQSGATFDTINPATGEAITQVARADGRDVEVAVAAARKAFDEGPWTRKMSAADRGRVLHRLADLVRRDLEELAWLETLDTGKTLVEASKIEIPLVASIFEYYAGWADKIHGETIPVRGPFLNYTMREPVGVVGLIVPWNFPLLLASWKLGPALAAGNTVVLKPASNTPLTALKLAALAAEAGVPAGVFNLLTGPGAEVGGALVDHPLVDKIAFTGDTATGKTIMRQAAGTLKKLSLELGGKSPNIVFADANLDHAVRGAISGIFYNKGEVCSAGSRLLVEASIYDSFIEKLVEKVAAMKPGDPLDPKTRLGPVVSREQRDRVLAYIASAREEGAVLACGGSAVGERGWFVEPTVFRDVRPEMRIAREEIFGPVLSCMPFDDVDHAVRLANDTMYGLAAGIWTRDVSKAHRLAAAVRAGTVWVNTYGNFDAASPFGGYKMSGFGRELGMHALDLYTQVKSVWVALS
- a CDS encoding serine/threonine protein kinase is translated as MVDGRAGPVVEGPAQPAFRGQGWPDRLGAFVAPEVHSSGQGRGCDVPKGGNVLSPGTCLRNRYTIGGVLARGGMSVLYHATDAHLPGAWVVKEMRPVTPSDDDRITILEQFRQEAAILATLSHPSLPRFIDSFEEAGKVYLVEELIVGRPLSEVAAAHRFTEDEAVRCGRELLETLEYLHQNEIVYRDLKPDNVMVADEGADGAAASRYRIIDFGIARLFSLGKQRDTVLMGTPGFASPEHYGNRQTDFRSDIYTLGAVLHHLVTGRDPGERPFAFTPPDELAPGISEWFSDIVMKALETDPSERFQTAREMRDALSTDRHLVLRAQTFRYPRRNRFFPRWERPLQMVSATTGSLGLLSLASSVDFLPLSMFLLIHPLLLLARYGSEWRMIDDTWFVSTPRELQLWVGDNMTRVPWARISEVRVHKFQRLFRPRRDIGQSIETDASIQVSVVEIFHGDGTQSGRRHATRFTHDLEGWRELLTIILSRAGLQRLTRATSEMADERYIRLVSDSSHPPHGSDLR
- a CDS encoding serine/threonine protein kinase, with product MSNDFHGLAVGQVLHERYTILELAAQGGMSTIYRASDSNLPGFWAIKQMTPLQARAEDLSSIRAQFRQEAEILTRLRHPGVPRIIDFFTERDIDYLVMEFVEGECLEHLLDTHRSLSEYDATRIAMALLEILEHLHSHGIIYRDMKPGNVIVTRDGRIVLVDFGISRLFTTGKSTDTVIVGTPGFASPEHYGRGQTDARSDVFSMGATLHQMLTGHDPSDSPFTFTSPAKAQPGLSLGVSEVVMRAVDLLPERRFATAAAMREALASSRKMPPARRELSYPRFVPPQQQAIVYGSGLLGSTMAGLLGATLYDPHALLLVPVSLAAMSGMGVMRGWKLRHTRVVLDDAGLRVVEGATETVLRWEEIREIRVLRTTGANRTLWGEVTVYTSRIDIVTPHHTAQLLPALQGWEELVAWVAYRSGLRLRGGAAHGADEIYAR